The proteins below come from a single Vitis vinifera cultivar Pinot Noir 40024 chromosome 9, ASM3070453v1 genomic window:
- the LOC100265296 gene encoding nuclear pore complex protein NUP50A: MGDAENAVPPSKKRAAGRELSRDNPGLDDEESPEQEGETFKKASNEVMANRRIVKVRRQQTASTPSSNPFAGIRLVPPTEPISAPAEVSTEAQAASEKIVSRDKDEKDDESKGTENENDESRGTKNEKDDESKGTEKEKDENVKQPESETDESVAESAADKEKSDIINEASKTEGNDEKAAEDEKTRNEGKEDKGGENADSSAEAPPFSSFQQLSSSQNAFTGLAGTGFSSSAFSFGSISKDGSGLGGSSGSLFGPKGDQSSFPTFGFGLSNNGNSSLFGSQGAPIISKSEGSGFPSLQEVPVETGEENEKAVFTADSVLFEFFDGGWKERGKGELKVNVSRDGVEKARLVMRAKGNYRLILNASLYPDMKLTNMEKRGITFACMNSIGEGKDGLSTFALKFKDASIVEEFSVAVTAHKGKTATVMNTPENSPKASDD, encoded by the coding sequence ATGGGGGATGCTGAAAATGCTGTTCCACCTTCAAAGAAGAGGGCTGCAGGAAGAGAACTCTCACGAGATAACCCTGGTCTTGATGATGAAGAGTCTCCTGAACAAGAGGGTGAGACTTTCAAGAAAGCTAGTAATGAGGTGATGGCAAACAGAAGAATTGTCAAAGTTCGTCGCCAGCAAACTGCATCAACCCCCTCTTCCAATCCTTTTGCTGGAATCCGCTTGGTCCCACCTACTGAACCCATTTCAGCTCCTGCTGAAGTTTCTACCGAAGCACAAGCTGCTAGCGAGAAAATAGTTTCTCGggacaaagatgaaaaagatGATGAGAGCAAGGGAACTGAAAATGAAAACGATGAGAGCAGGggaactaaaaatgaaaaagatgatGAGAGCAAGGgaactgaaaaagaaaaagatgagaaTGTGAAGCAACCAGAAAGTGAAACTGATGAGTCGGTGGCTGAATCTGCTGCAGATAAGGAGAAAAGTGATATTATCAATGAGGCATCCAAAACTGAGGGAAATGATGAAAAAGCAGCAGAAGATGAAAAAACAAGGAATGAAGGTAAGGAAGACAAAGGTGGTGAAAATGCAGATTCAAGTGCTGAGGCTCCCCCTTTCAGTTCTTTCCAACAGCTTTCAAGTAGCCAAAATGCTTTCACAGGACTTGCTGGAACTGGTTTTTCCAGTTCTGCATTCTCATTTGGGTCAATTTCAAAAGATGGGTCTGGATTAGGTGGTAGTTCTGGCTCTCTCTTTGGACCAAAAGGTGACCAATCTTCTTTTCCAACTTTTGGTTTTGGTCTCTCTAATAATGGAAATTCTTCCCTTTTTGGCTCTCAAGGAGCACCCATTATTTCGAAGAGTGAGGGAAGCGGCTTCCCATCTTTGCAGGAGGTTCCTGTTGAGACAGGCGAAGAGAATGAGAAAGCAGTTTTCACAGCTGATTCTGTTCTGTTTGAATTTTTTGATGGCGGCTGGAAGGAGCGAGGAAAGGGAGAACTCAAAGTGAATGTTTCCAGAGATGGGGTGGAAAAAGCCAGACTTGTGATGAGAGCTAAGGGAAATTACAGGTTGATTTTGAATGCTAGTCTTTACCCGGACATGAAGCTCACAAATATGGAGAAGAGAGGAATCACTTTTGCCTGCATGAATAGCATTGGTGAAGGGAAAGACGGCCTTTCCACATTTGCTTTGAAGTTCAAGGATGCTTCTATAGTGGAAGAGTTCAGTGTAGCGGTCACAGCGCACAAAGGTAAAACGGCTACTGTTATGAACACACCAGAAAATTCCCCCAAGGCTTCGGATGATTGA
- the LOC100261812 gene encoding coatomer subunit beta'-1 isoform X2 — MPLRLEIKRKLAQRSERVKSVDLHPSEPWILASLYSGTVCIWNYQSQTMAKSFEVTELPVRSAKFIARKQWVVAGADDMFIRVYNYNTMDKVKVFEAHTDYIRCVAVHPTLPYVLSSSDDMLIKLWDWEKGWVCTQIFEGHSHYVMQVTFNPKDTNTFASASLDRTIKIWNLGSPDPNFTLDAHQKGVNCVDYFTGGDKPYLITGSDDHTAKVWDYQTKSCVQTLEGHTHNVSAVCFHPELPIIITGSEDGTVRIWHATTYRLENTLNYGLERVWAVGYMKGSRRVVIGYDEGSIMVKLGREVPVASMDNSGKIIWAKHNEIQTVNIKSVGADFEVTDGERLPLAVKELGTCDLYPQSLKHNPNGRFVVVCGDGEYIIYTALAWRNRSFGSALEFVWSSDGEYAVRESTSKVKIFSKNFQEKRSVRPTFSAEHIFGGTLLAMCSNDFICFYDWAECRLIRRIDVNVKNLYWADSGDLVAIASDTSFYILKYNRDVVTSYLDSGRPVDEQGVEDAFELLHETNERVRTGIWVGDCFIYNNSSWRLNYCVGGEVTTMFHLDRPMYLLGYLANQSRVYLIDKEFNVMGYTLLLSLIEYKTLVMRGDLERANELLPSIPKEHHNSVARFLESRGMIEDALEVATDPDYRFELAMQLGRLEVAKDIATEVQSESKWKQLGELAMSTGKLEMAEECLKHAMDLSGLLLLYSSLGDADGISKLASLAKEQGKNNVAFLCLFMLGKLEECLQLLVDSNRIPEAALMARSYLPSKVSEIVALWRKDLNKVNPKAAESLADPEEYPNLFEDWQVGLAIESKVAETRSIYPPAEEYLNCADRSHINLVEAFRNLQMEEEEPLENGDASHEVQNGEESQEEHNGEEAVVVDADSTDGAVLVNGNEAEEEWVLTPRH; from the exons ATG CCTTTGAGACTCGAAATCAAG AGGAAACTCGCGCAAAGATCAGAGAGAGTAAAATCTGTGGATCTGCATCCATCTGAGCCATg GATTTTAGCAAGTTTGTACTCTGGAACTGTGTGCATCTGGAACTACCAGTCACAG ACAATGGCAAAATCATTTGAAGTCACTGAATTACCAG TTAGGTCAGCGAAGTTTATAGCACGCAAGCAATGGGTTGTTGCTGGAGCTGATGATATGTTTATTCGTGTATACAATTATAACACAATGGATAAGGTTAAAGTATTTGAGGCACACACGGATTACATTAGGTGTGTGGCTGTCCATCCTACCCTGCCATATGTGCTATCATCTTCTGATGACATGCTCATAAAACTTTGGGATTGGGAGAAAGGTTGGGTGTGTACTCAGATCTTTGAGGGCCACTCTCATTATGTGATGCAAGTGACATTTAATCCAAAAGATACCAACACTTTTGCTAGTGCATCTCTGGATCGCACCATTAAG ATATGGAATCTTGGCTCTCCAGACCCTAATTTTACACTGGATGCCCATCAGAAAGGGGTAAATTGTGTTGATTACTTTACAGGCGGTGATAAACCATATCTAATCACGGGTTCTGATGATCATACTGCTAAG GTGTGGGACTATCAAACCAAAAGTTGTGTCCAGACACTGGAAGGCCACACACACAATGTTTCTGCAGTCTGCTTCCATCCTGAACTTCCCATAATAATAACAGGTTCTGAGGATGGGACTGTTCGAATATGGCATGCTACCACTTATAG GCTCGAGAACACGTTGAATTATGGTCTTGAAAGAGTTTGGGCTGTTGGATACATGAAAGGTTCACGCCG GGTTGTAATCGGCTATGATGAAGGAAGTATTATGGTAAAACTTGGTAGAGAAGTGCCTGTGGCAAGTATGGACAACAGTGGAAAAATAATATGGGCTAAGCATAATGAAATTCAGACTGTGAATATAAAGAGTGTGGGAGCAGATTTTGAG GTTACTGATGGAGAAAGATTGCCTTTGGCTGTTAAGGAGTTAGGAACCTGTGATCTTTACCCACAA aGCCTAAAACATAACCCAAATGGGAGGTTTGTTGTTGTTTGTGGAGATGGTGAGTACATTATATATACAGCTTTGGCATGGAGGAATAGGTCTTTTGGTTCGGCATTGGAATTTGTATGGTCATCAGATGGTGAATATGCTGTCAGAGAAAGTACATCAAAGGTTAAGATTTTCAGTAAGAATTTCCAG GAAAAGAGGAGTGTCCGACCAACATTTTCAGCTGAGCATATTTTTGGAGGAACTTTATTGGCAATGTGctcaaatgattttatttgtttctatgACTGGGCTGAATGCAGGCTGATTCGACGAATTGATGTTAATGTCAAA AACCTCTATTGGGCTGATAGTGGGGATTTGGTGGCCATTGCCAGTGATACATCATTTTACATCCTGAAGTACAAT cGCGATGTAGTTACTTCTTACTTGGATAGTGGAAGACCAGTGGATGAACAAGGTGTTGAGGATGCCTTTGAACTTCTCCATGAGACAAATGAAAGAGTTAGAACTGGTATATGGGTTGGAGACTGTTTCATTTACAACAACTCCTCTTGGCGGCTTAATTACTGTGTTGGTGGCGAG GTAACCACAATGTTTCATTTGGACCGGCCTATGTATTTGTTGGGATATCTAGCTAATCAAAGCCGGGTGTATCTCATAGACAAAGAGTTCAA TGTCATGGGATACACGTTACTTCTCAGTTTGATTGAGTACAAGACTCTTGTGATGCGTGGTGACCTGGAACGGGCCAATGAACTTTTACCTTCAATTCCCAAAGAACATCATAATAG TGTGGCTCGTTTCTTGGAATCACGGGGTATGATAGAGGATGCCCTGGAAGTAGCTACTGACCCTGATTACCGATTTGAGCTAGCAATGCAGCTTGGCAGATTAGAGGTTGCAAAG GACATTGCTACAGAAGTGCAAAGTGAGTCAAAATGGAAGCAATTGGGAGAATTAGCTATGTCCACTGGAAAG TTAGAAATGGCTGAGGAATGTTTAAAGCATGCGATGGACTTGAGTGGTTTGTTGCTGCTCTATTCTTCTTTAGGAGATGCTGACGGAATATCAAAACTTGCATCCCTTGCTAAAGAACAGGGGAAGAACAACGTTGCCTTCCTTTGTTTGTTCATGTTGGGTAAATTGGAAGAGTGTCTGCAGCTGTTGGTGGACAG CAATCGGATCCCTGAGGCTGCTTTGATGGCACGGTCTTATCTTCCAAGCAAGGTCTCAGAGATAGTCGCTCTGTGGAGGAAAGACCTTAATAAG GTTAATCCAAAAGCTGCTGAATCTTTGGCTGATCCTGAAGAGTATCCTAATTTATTTGAGGACTGGCAAGTTGGTCTTGCCATTGAATCTAAAGTTGCCGAGACAAG GAGTATTTATCCTCCTGCTGAGGAATACCTGAACTGTGCTGACAGATCACACATTAACCTTGTGGAGGCTTTCAGAAACTTGCAAATGGAGGAAGAAGAGCCTCTTGAAAATGGAGATGCAAGCCATGAG GTTCAGAATGGAGAGGAGAGCCAAGAAGAACATAATGGAGAAGAGGCTGTTGTGGTGGATGCTGATTCTACTGATGGTGCAGTACTCGTTAATGGTAACGAGGCTGAAGAAGAGTGGG TGCTTACACCACGTCACTAG
- the LOC100261812 gene encoding coatomer subunit beta'-2 isoform X1, which translates to MPLRLEIKRKLAQRSERVKSVDLHPSEPWILASLYSGTVCIWNYQSQTMAKSFEVTELPVRSAKFIARKQWVVAGADDMFIRVYNYNTMDKVKVFEAHTDYIRCVAVHPTLPYVLSSSDDMLIKLWDWEKGWVCTQIFEGHSHYVMQVTFNPKDTNTFASASLDRTIKIWNLGSPDPNFTLDAHQKGVNCVDYFTGGDKPYLITGSDDHTAKVWDYQTKSCVQTLEGHTHNVSAVCFHPELPIIITGSEDGTVRIWHATTYRLENTLNYGLERVWAVGYMKGSRRVVIGYDEGSIMVKLGREVPVASMDNSGKIIWAKHNEIQTVNIKSVGADFEVTDGERLPLAVKELGTCDLYPQSLKHNPNGRFVVVCGDGEYIIYTALAWRNRSFGSALEFVWSSDGEYAVRESTSKVKIFSKNFQEKRSVRPTFSAEHIFGGTLLAMCSNDFICFYDWAECRLIRRIDVNVKNLYWADSGDLVAIASDTSFYILKYNRDVVTSYLDSGRPVDEQGVEDAFELLHETNERVRTGIWVGDCFIYNNSSWRLNYCVGGEVTTMFHLDRPMYLLGYLANQSRVYLIDKEFNVMGYTLLLSLIEYKTLVMRGDLERANELLPSIPKEHHNSVARFLESRGMIEDALEVATDPDYRFELAMQLGRLEVAKDIATEVQSESKWKQLGELAMSTGKLEMAEECLKHAMDLSGLLLLYSSLGDADGISKLASLAKEQGKNNVAFLCLFMLGKLEECLQLLVDSNRIPEAALMARSYLPSKVSEIVALWRKDLNKVNPKAAESLADPEEYPNLFEDWQVGLAIESKVAETRSIYPPAEEYLNCADRSHINLVEAFRNLQMEEEEPLENGDASHEVQNGEESQEEHNGEEAVVVDADSTDGAVLVNGNEAEEEWGTNNEGTPSA; encoded by the exons ATG CCTTTGAGACTCGAAATCAAG AGGAAACTCGCGCAAAGATCAGAGAGAGTAAAATCTGTGGATCTGCATCCATCTGAGCCATg GATTTTAGCAAGTTTGTACTCTGGAACTGTGTGCATCTGGAACTACCAGTCACAG ACAATGGCAAAATCATTTGAAGTCACTGAATTACCAG TTAGGTCAGCGAAGTTTATAGCACGCAAGCAATGGGTTGTTGCTGGAGCTGATGATATGTTTATTCGTGTATACAATTATAACACAATGGATAAGGTTAAAGTATTTGAGGCACACACGGATTACATTAGGTGTGTGGCTGTCCATCCTACCCTGCCATATGTGCTATCATCTTCTGATGACATGCTCATAAAACTTTGGGATTGGGAGAAAGGTTGGGTGTGTACTCAGATCTTTGAGGGCCACTCTCATTATGTGATGCAAGTGACATTTAATCCAAAAGATACCAACACTTTTGCTAGTGCATCTCTGGATCGCACCATTAAG ATATGGAATCTTGGCTCTCCAGACCCTAATTTTACACTGGATGCCCATCAGAAAGGGGTAAATTGTGTTGATTACTTTACAGGCGGTGATAAACCATATCTAATCACGGGTTCTGATGATCATACTGCTAAG GTGTGGGACTATCAAACCAAAAGTTGTGTCCAGACACTGGAAGGCCACACACACAATGTTTCTGCAGTCTGCTTCCATCCTGAACTTCCCATAATAATAACAGGTTCTGAGGATGGGACTGTTCGAATATGGCATGCTACCACTTATAG GCTCGAGAACACGTTGAATTATGGTCTTGAAAGAGTTTGGGCTGTTGGATACATGAAAGGTTCACGCCG GGTTGTAATCGGCTATGATGAAGGAAGTATTATGGTAAAACTTGGTAGAGAAGTGCCTGTGGCAAGTATGGACAACAGTGGAAAAATAATATGGGCTAAGCATAATGAAATTCAGACTGTGAATATAAAGAGTGTGGGAGCAGATTTTGAG GTTACTGATGGAGAAAGATTGCCTTTGGCTGTTAAGGAGTTAGGAACCTGTGATCTTTACCCACAA aGCCTAAAACATAACCCAAATGGGAGGTTTGTTGTTGTTTGTGGAGATGGTGAGTACATTATATATACAGCTTTGGCATGGAGGAATAGGTCTTTTGGTTCGGCATTGGAATTTGTATGGTCATCAGATGGTGAATATGCTGTCAGAGAAAGTACATCAAAGGTTAAGATTTTCAGTAAGAATTTCCAG GAAAAGAGGAGTGTCCGACCAACATTTTCAGCTGAGCATATTTTTGGAGGAACTTTATTGGCAATGTGctcaaatgattttatttgtttctatgACTGGGCTGAATGCAGGCTGATTCGACGAATTGATGTTAATGTCAAA AACCTCTATTGGGCTGATAGTGGGGATTTGGTGGCCATTGCCAGTGATACATCATTTTACATCCTGAAGTACAAT cGCGATGTAGTTACTTCTTACTTGGATAGTGGAAGACCAGTGGATGAACAAGGTGTTGAGGATGCCTTTGAACTTCTCCATGAGACAAATGAAAGAGTTAGAACTGGTATATGGGTTGGAGACTGTTTCATTTACAACAACTCCTCTTGGCGGCTTAATTACTGTGTTGGTGGCGAG GTAACCACAATGTTTCATTTGGACCGGCCTATGTATTTGTTGGGATATCTAGCTAATCAAAGCCGGGTGTATCTCATAGACAAAGAGTTCAA TGTCATGGGATACACGTTACTTCTCAGTTTGATTGAGTACAAGACTCTTGTGATGCGTGGTGACCTGGAACGGGCCAATGAACTTTTACCTTCAATTCCCAAAGAACATCATAATAG TGTGGCTCGTTTCTTGGAATCACGGGGTATGATAGAGGATGCCCTGGAAGTAGCTACTGACCCTGATTACCGATTTGAGCTAGCAATGCAGCTTGGCAGATTAGAGGTTGCAAAG GACATTGCTACAGAAGTGCAAAGTGAGTCAAAATGGAAGCAATTGGGAGAATTAGCTATGTCCACTGGAAAG TTAGAAATGGCTGAGGAATGTTTAAAGCATGCGATGGACTTGAGTGGTTTGTTGCTGCTCTATTCTTCTTTAGGAGATGCTGACGGAATATCAAAACTTGCATCCCTTGCTAAAGAACAGGGGAAGAACAACGTTGCCTTCCTTTGTTTGTTCATGTTGGGTAAATTGGAAGAGTGTCTGCAGCTGTTGGTGGACAG CAATCGGATCCCTGAGGCTGCTTTGATGGCACGGTCTTATCTTCCAAGCAAGGTCTCAGAGATAGTCGCTCTGTGGAGGAAAGACCTTAATAAG GTTAATCCAAAAGCTGCTGAATCTTTGGCTGATCCTGAAGAGTATCCTAATTTATTTGAGGACTGGCAAGTTGGTCTTGCCATTGAATCTAAAGTTGCCGAGACAAG GAGTATTTATCCTCCTGCTGAGGAATACCTGAACTGTGCTGACAGATCACACATTAACCTTGTGGAGGCTTTCAGAAACTTGCAAATGGAGGAAGAAGAGCCTCTTGAAAATGGAGATGCAAGCCATGAG GTTCAGAATGGAGAGGAGAGCCAAGAAGAACATAATGGAGAAGAGGCTGTTGTGGTGGATGCTGATTCTACTGATGGTGCAGTACTCGTTAATGGTAACGAGGCTGAAGAAGAGTGGGGTACGAATAATGAAGGAACTCCATCGGCCTAA